A single Iodidimonas sp. SYSU 1G8 DNA region contains:
- the lepA gene encoding translation elongation factor 4 produces the protein MTTDLSKIRNFAIIAHIDHGKSTLSDRLIQTCGGLTAREMTEQVLDNMDIERERGITIKAQTVRLNYKAKDGQTYVFNLMDTPGHVDFAYEVSRSLAACEGSILVVDASQGVEAQTLANVYKAIENDHEIIPVLNKIDLPAAEPERVRAQIEDVIGLDASDAIATSAKTGVGIEELLEAVATRLPPPKGDRNAPLKVMLVDSWYDTYLGVMILVRVVDGVLKKGQQIRMMAAKTTHTVERVGVFTPKPESIDELGPGEMGFINAAIKEVAETNVGDTITEEKRQAAEPLPGFKPSQPVVFCGLFPTDAGEFEELRSSLAKLRLNDASFEFEMETSAALGFGFRCGFLGLLHLEIIQERLEREFNLDLITTAPSVVYRMHMTDGTMIELHNPADMPDPVKIDRIEEPWIKASIIVPDEYLGAILKLCEDRRGNQIELTYAGARAMAVYRLPLNEVVFDFYDRLKSVSRGYASFDYTLDGYEEGDLVKMSVLVNAEPVDALSMIVHRGRAEQRGRGMCEKLKDLIPRQLFKIPIQAAIGGRVVARETISAMRKDVTAKCYGGDVTRKKKLLEKQKEGKKRMRSFGKVEIPQEAFIAALKMDD, from the coding sequence ATGACCACAGATCTTTCCAAAATCCGCAACTTCGCGATCATCGCCCATATCGACCACGGCAAGTCGACCCTGTCCGACCGCCTGATCCAGACCTGCGGCGGTCTGACCGCGCGCGAGATGACGGAACAGGTGCTCGACAACATGGACATCGAGCGCGAGCGCGGCATCACCATCAAGGCCCAGACCGTCCGCCTGAACTACAAGGCCAAGGACGGCCAGACCTATGTGTTCAACCTGATGGACACGCCCGGCCACGTCGACTTCGCCTACGAGGTCAGCCGGTCGCTCGCCGCGTGCGAAGGATCGATTCTGGTGGTCGACGCCTCGCAGGGCGTCGAGGCGCAGACCCTGGCCAATGTCTACAAGGCCATCGAGAACGACCACGAGATCATCCCCGTCCTCAACAAGATCGACCTGCCCGCCGCCGAGCCCGAGCGCGTGCGTGCCCAGATCGAGGACGTCATCGGCCTCGACGCCAGTGACGCCATCGCCACCTCGGCCAAGACCGGCGTCGGCATCGAGGAACTGCTGGAAGCCGTCGCCACCCGCCTGCCGCCGCCCAAGGGCGACCGCAACGCGCCGCTGAAGGTCATGCTGGTCGACAGCTGGTACGACACCTATCTGGGCGTCATGATCCTGGTCCGCGTCGTCGACGGCGTCCTGAAGAAGGGCCAGCAGATCCGCATGATGGCCGCCAAGACGACCCATACGGTCGAGCGCGTCGGCGTGTTCACGCCCAAACCCGAATCCATCGACGAACTGGGTCCCGGCGAGATGGGATTCATCAACGCCGCCATCAAGGAAGTCGCCGAAACCAATGTCGGCGACACCATCACCGAGGAAAAGCGCCAGGCCGCCGAGCCCCTGCCCGGCTTCAAGCCGAGCCAGCCCGTGGTGTTCTGCGGCCTGTTCCCGACAGACGCCGGCGAGTTCGAGGAGCTCCGTTCCTCGCTGGCCAAGCTGCGCCTCAACGACGCCAGCTTCGAGTTCGAGATGGAGACCTCGGCCGCGCTCGGCTTCGGCTTCCGCTGCGGCTTCCTCGGCCTCCTGCATCTGGAGATCATCCAGGAGCGGCTGGAGCGCGAGTTCAATCTCGACCTCATCACCACCGCGCCCAGCGTCGTCTACCGCATGCACATGACCGACGGCACCATGATCGAGCTGCACAATCCGGCCGACATGCCGGACCCGGTCAAGATCGACCGGATCGAGGAGCCGTGGATCAAGGCGTCGATCATCGTGCCGGACGAATATCTGGGCGCGATCCTCAAGCTGTGCGAGGACCGGCGCGGCAATCAGATCGAGTTGACCTATGCCGGCGCGCGCGCCATGGCCGTCTATCGGCTGCCGCTGAACGAGGTGGTGTTCGACTTCTACGACCGCCTGAAGTCGGTCTCGCGCGGCTATGCCAGCTTCGACTACACGCTGGACGGCTACGAGGAAGGCGACCTTGTGAAGATGTCGGTGCTGGTCAACGCCGAGCCGGTCGACGCCCTGTCCATGATCGTTCATCGGGGCCGCGCCGAACAGCGTGGCCGCGGCATGTGCGAGAAGCTGAAGGACCTGATCCCCCGCCAGCTGTTCAAGATTCCGATCCAGGCGGCCATCGGCGGCCGGGTCGTGGCCCGCGAGACCATCAGCGCCATGCGCAAGGACGTGACCGCCAAGTGCTATGGCGGCGACGTGACCCGCAAGAAGAAGCTGCTGGAGAAGCAGAAAGAGGGCAAGAAGCGCATGCGCTCCTTCGGCAAGGTGGAGATCCCGCAGGAAGCCTTCATCGCCGCCCTCAAGATGGACGACTGA
- the pheS gene encoding phenylalanine--tRNA ligase subunit alpha: protein MQDIDTLREDLLARIAAAADSAALEQIRVAALGKKGAISELMRGLGQMSPEERKSAGPALNGLKDDVDSAIRAAREALEDALLDARLVSERIDVTLPVLPEARGSIHPVSQVIDEVTEIFAQMGFTVAEGPDIEEDFYNFTALNIPPEHPARQMHDTFYLPERPDGTRRVLRTHTSPVQIRTMLNTKPPLRIIAPGRTFRCDSDQTHTPMFHQIEALVIDESTHMGHLKGCIEAFCRAFFEVDEVKMRFRPSYFPFTEPSAEVDIGCRRDGGELRIGEGDDWLEIMGCGMVHPKVLEHCGVDPAKYQGFAFGMGIDRIAMLKYGAPDLRAFFDSDLRWLRHYGFSSLNVPTLGQGVSR, encoded by the coding sequence ATGCAGGACATCGACACCCTTCGCGAAGACCTTCTGGCCCGGATCGCCGCCGCCGCCGATTCCGCGGCGCTTGAGCAGATCCGCGTCGCCGCCCTCGGCAAAAAGGGCGCCATCTCCGAACTGATGCGCGGCCTGGGCCAGATGAGCCCGGAGGAGCGCAAGAGCGCCGGCCCCGCCCTCAACGGCCTGAAGGACGACGTGGACAGCGCCATCCGCGCCGCCCGCGAGGCGCTGGAGGACGCGCTGCTGGACGCCCGGCTGGTCAGCGAGCGGATCGACGTCACCCTGCCGGTCCTGCCCGAAGCGCGCGGTAGCATCCATCCGGTCAGCCAGGTGATCGACGAGGTGACCGAAATCTTCGCCCAGATGGGGTTCACCGTCGCTGAAGGCCCGGACATCGAGGAAGATTTCTACAACTTCACCGCGCTGAACATTCCGCCCGAGCACCCTGCCCGGCAGATGCACGACACCTTCTACCTTCCCGAGCGGCCGGACGGGACGCGCCGCGTGCTGCGCACCCACACCAGCCCGGTCCAGATCCGCACCATGCTGAACACCAAGCCGCCGCTGCGCATCATCGCGCCGGGCCGCACCTTCCGCTGCGACAGCGACCAGACCCACACGCCCATGTTCCACCAGATCGAGGCGCTGGTGATCGACGAATCGACTCACATGGGTCATCTGAAAGGCTGCATCGAGGCGTTCTGCCGCGCCTTCTTCGAGGTGGACGAGGTGAAGATGCGCTTTCGCCCCAGCTATTTCCCCTTCACCGAGCCATCGGCCGAGGTCGATATCGGCTGCCGCCGCGACGGCGGCGAGCTGCGCATCGGCGAAGGCGACGACTGGCTGGAGATCATGGGCTGCGGCATGGTGCACCCCAAGGTGCTGGAGCATTGCGGCGTGGACCCCGCCAAATACCAGGGCTTCGCCTTCGGCATGGGCATCGACCGCATCGCCATGCTGAAATATGGCGCCCCCGATCTGCGCGCTTTCTTCGACAGCGACCTGCGCTGGCTGCGCCATTACGGCTTCTCGTCGCTGAATGTACCGACCCTGGGCCAGGGAGTGAGCCGATGA
- a CDS encoding plasmid stabilization protein encodes MAEPQFSVRSAKARELAHRLGRREKRSIAEIVERALEAYEVREAGREPAAAFYARLSARPGPDIDLEAVILENRTHEGSDI; translated from the coding sequence ATGGCCGAGCCGCAATTCTCCGTGCGAAGCGCGAAGGCGCGCGAGCTCGCCCACCGGCTCGGACGGCGGGAAAAGCGCTCGATCGCCGAAATCGTCGAGCGGGCGCTGGAAGCCTATGAAGTGCGCGAGGCCGGACGCGAGCCGGCGGCGGCATTCTATGCAAGACTCTCGGCGCGGCCCGGACCTGATATCGACCTCGAGGCTGTCATCCTTGAAAACCGGACGCATGAGGGCTCGGATATTTGA
- a CDS encoding ABC transporter permease, producing the protein MSALHASGKRRWSGRLTSAEGWVIPLLVLAVWDLSARLAWVDPRLWAPPAEVISTAFVQISDGTVFVHVLASLQRQILGFVLGSSIGLALGVVLASSRLADQLFGPLLHAIKQVAIFTWIPLLSIWVGSGELAKVTFIALACVFPVMLGAYEGVRGIDPRFREVADALQLTRAQKIRRLIIPSALPAILGGLQLALIFAWLAVIGADYFFIAAPGLGTSMLEGRDHFQMDVVIFDMLVIGLIGFGYIQLARRAEGRLLRWQGSARAKPKGLIRP; encoded by the coding sequence ATGAGCGCCCTTCACGCATCGGGAAAGCGCCGCTGGAGCGGGCGGCTCACATCGGCCGAGGGGTGGGTGATCCCCCTGCTCGTGCTCGCCGTGTGGGATCTTTCCGCCAGGCTGGCATGGGTCGATCCTCGATTGTGGGCGCCTCCCGCCGAGGTAATCTCCACCGCGTTTGTCCAGATTTCGGACGGGACGGTGTTCGTCCACGTGCTCGCCAGTCTGCAGCGCCAGATCCTCGGCTTCGTACTGGGTTCGTCGATCGGCCTGGCGCTGGGCGTCGTCCTGGCGAGCTCCCGCCTGGCGGACCAGCTGTTCGGCCCGCTGCTTCACGCCATCAAGCAGGTCGCGATCTTTACCTGGATTCCGCTGCTGTCGATCTGGGTCGGCTCCGGCGAACTGGCCAAGGTGACGTTCATTGCTCTCGCCTGCGTGTTTCCGGTGATGCTGGGCGCGTATGAAGGCGTGCGTGGGATCGACCCGCGCTTCCGCGAAGTCGCGGACGCGCTGCAGCTGACACGGGCGCAGAAAATACGTCGTTTGATTATTCCGTCCGCGCTGCCCGCCATCCTGGGCGGTTTGCAGCTGGCGCTGATCTTCGCCTGGCTGGCGGTTATCGGCGCCGATTACTTCTTCATCGCCGCGCCGGGCCTTGGCACCTCCATGCTGGAAGGCCGCGATCACTTCCAGATGGACGTGGTGATCTTCGACATGCTGGTCATCGGCCTGATCGGTTTCGGCTACATCCAGCTCGCGCGCCGCGCCGAAGGCCGGCTCCTGCGCTGGCAAGGTTCCGCGCGCGCCAAACCAAAAGGACTTATCCGCCCATGA
- the rplT gene encoding 50S ribosomal protein L20 — translation MSRVKRGVTTHARHKKILDAAKGYYGRRKNTIRIANQAVEKAGQYAYRDRRAKKRTFRALWIQRINAAVREHGLTYSRFINGLLLSGIELDRKVLSDIAIHEPATFASLVKQAQDALAKAA, via the coding sequence ATGTCTCGCGTAAAACGCGGTGTGACGACGCACGCCCGTCACAAGAAGATCCTCGACGCGGCGAAGGGCTATTACGGCCGCCGCAAGAATACCATCCGCATCGCCAATCAGGCGGTGGAGAAGGCCGGTCAGTACGCCTATCGCGACCGCCGTGCGAAGAAGCGCACCTTCCGCGCCCTGTGGATCCAGCGCATCAACGCCGCCGTCCGTGAACACGGCCTGACCTATTCCCGCTTTATCAACGGGCTCCTGTTGAGCGGCATCGAACTCGACCGCAAGGTCCTGTCGGATATCGCCATCCACGAGCCCGCAACCTTCGCTTCGCTGGTCAAGCAGGCGCAGGACGCGCTGGCGAAGGCCGCCTGA
- a CDS encoding TauD/TfdA family dioxygenase → MNAKVDINVGAGSATVLDIVPVAGRIGAEIRGLELSADLDTDTVAAIRRALLKYKVIFFRGQTHLDDAGQEAFAALLGTPVAHPTVPVAAGSSYLLELDSRRGGRANSWHTDVTFVDAYPFASILRGVKIPASGGDTVWANTASAYTDLPEPLRALADTLWAVHTNEYDYAGSRPKVSEEAAKAYRQIFASTVYETEHPLVRVHPETGEHTLLLGHFIKKIIGLSSPDSAQLFNVLQAHVTRLENTVRWRWTEGDVAIWDNRATQHYAINDYGDQERIVRRVTLDGDVPVSTDGRRSVVRRPAPVAVAAE, encoded by the coding sequence ATGAATGCCAAGGTAGACATCAATGTGGGCGCTGGTAGCGCGACCGTCCTCGATATCGTTCCGGTTGCCGGACGCATCGGCGCTGAAATTCGCGGACTGGAGCTGTCGGCAGATCTGGATACGGATACAGTCGCGGCCATCAGGCGCGCGCTGCTGAAGTACAAGGTGATTTTCTTCCGAGGCCAGACCCATCTTGATGATGCGGGCCAGGAAGCGTTCGCGGCCTTGCTCGGTACACCGGTCGCCCATCCGACTGTTCCCGTCGCGGCGGGCTCCAGCTATCTCCTCGAGTTGGACTCCAGGCGGGGCGGCCGCGCGAATTCCTGGCATACGGATGTGACATTCGTCGATGCCTATCCGTTCGCCTCCATCCTGCGAGGCGTGAAGATTCCGGCATCTGGGGGTGACACCGTGTGGGCCAACACGGCGAGCGCCTACACCGATCTGCCCGAGCCGCTACGCGCCCTGGCAGACACTTTGTGGGCGGTTCACACCAACGAATACGACTACGCGGGCAGCCGTCCGAAGGTTTCCGAAGAGGCGGCCAAGGCGTATCGACAGATCTTCGCCTCGACCGTCTACGAGACCGAGCACCCACTGGTGCGGGTGCATCCTGAAACGGGGGAACACACCCTGCTCCTGGGTCACTTCATCAAGAAGATCATCGGGCTGTCCTCGCCGGATTCCGCGCAGCTCTTCAACGTTCTCCAGGCGCATGTGACCCGGCTGGAGAATACGGTCCGCTGGCGCTGGACCGAGGGCGACGTCGCCATCTGGGACAACCGCGCCACGCAGCATTATGCAATCAACGATTATGGCGACCAGGAGCGGATCGTACGGCGCGTAACCCTGGATGGCGACGTTCCTGTATCCACCGACGGCCGCCGCAGCGTCGTCCGTCGGCCGGCGCCGGTCGCCGTCGCCGCCGAATAG
- the pheT gene encoding phenylalanine--tRNA ligase subunit beta, which produces MKFTLSWLKDHLDTAADLKTITDTLTAIGLEVEGVEDNGSVLAPFTVAHVIKAEPHPNADKLRVCQVDTGSETVQVVCGAPNARTGLKAVFAHSGLTVPATGLVLKPSEIRGVASNGMLVSEREMGLSEAHDGIIEMPEDAPLGVPFAKVLGMDDPVIEINITPNRQDCLGVRGIARDLAAAGIGTLKPAPVTPVKGTFASPVGISLKLAPEDAPACPVFVGRTIRGVRNGPSPAWMQRRLKAIGLRPISALVDITNYLSFDRARPLHVYDAAKLTGGIHVRVANPGEQLAALDGKTYDLPEAACVIADDAGALGLGGIMGGEASGCTGETTEIVLESALFDPLRIAYTGRTLGINSDARYRFERGVDSQFVIGGAEEATRLIQEICGGEASELVIAGAVPEWSKTAEMRPDWVRTLTGIDIPAADSVRRLESLGFKAEEMGGVIVAQVPSWRTDIEGEADLVEEVARIHGYHAIPSTVLPRLTETIKPAVNARQRQVRIARRALAARGMNEAVTWSFTSSALAKLFGGVPDSLKLVNPISSELDAMRPSLLPNLVDAAGRNADRGFTSVALFEVGAQYAGDAPEDQTTVAGGVRAGINHGRHWSEATAPVTVFDAKADALALLDALGAATANLRITTDAPAWYHPGRSGRLMLGPKNCLARFGELHPKVLKAMDVKGPVVAFEVFIDTIPVKERKRTSKPALAASPFQAVERDFAFVVAASVNAQDLLNAAAGADKQLIESVSLFDIYEGPGVGEGNKSLAIAVRLQPTDRTLTDTDIDSVSKKIIAAVEKATGGKLRG; this is translated from the coding sequence ATGAAATTCACCCTGTCCTGGCTGAAGGATCATCTCGACACCGCGGCCGACCTGAAGACCATCACCGATACCCTGACCGCCATCGGCCTCGAGGTCGAAGGCGTCGAGGACAATGGCTCGGTGCTGGCGCCGTTCACGGTCGCCCATGTCATCAAGGCCGAGCCGCACCCCAATGCGGACAAGCTGCGGGTCTGCCAGGTGGACACCGGCAGCGAGACCGTCCAGGTCGTGTGCGGCGCGCCCAATGCGCGCACCGGTCTGAAAGCGGTGTTCGCGCACAGCGGCCTGACCGTGCCGGCCACCGGCCTGGTGCTGAAGCCCAGCGAGATTCGCGGCGTCGCCTCCAACGGCATGCTGGTGTCCGAGCGCGAGATGGGTCTGTCGGAAGCCCATGACGGCATCATCGAGATGCCCGAGGACGCGCCGCTGGGCGTGCCCTTCGCCAAGGTGCTGGGCATGGACGATCCGGTCATCGAGATCAACATCACGCCCAACCGGCAGGATTGCCTGGGCGTGCGCGGCATCGCCCGCGATCTGGCCGCCGCCGGCATCGGCACGCTGAAGCCCGCGCCGGTCACGCCGGTGAAGGGCACGTTCGCGAGCCCGGTCGGCATCAGTCTGAAGCTGGCCCCGGAAGACGCCCCCGCCTGCCCGGTCTTCGTCGGCCGCACCATTCGCGGCGTCAGGAACGGCCCCAGCCCGGCCTGGATGCAGCGCCGCCTGAAGGCCATTGGCCTGCGTCCGATCTCGGCGCTGGTCGACATCACCAACTATCTCTCCTTCGACCGCGCCCGCCCGCTGCATGTCTATGACGCCGCCAAACTGACCGGCGGCATTCATGTGCGCGTCGCCAACCCCGGCGAACAGCTGGCGGCGCTGGACGGCAAGACCTACGACCTGCCCGAAGCCGCCTGCGTCATCGCCGACGATGCCGGGGCGCTGGGCCTGGGCGGCATCATGGGCGGCGAAGCCTCGGGCTGCACGGGAGAGACCACCGAAATCGTGCTGGAATCGGCCCTGTTCGACCCGCTGCGCATCGCCTATACGGGCCGCACGCTGGGCATCAACAGCGACGCCCGCTATCGCTTCGAGCGCGGCGTGGACAGCCAGTTCGTCATCGGCGGCGCCGAGGAAGCGACCCGCCTGATCCAAGAGATCTGCGGCGGCGAAGCCAGCGAGCTGGTGATCGCCGGCGCGGTGCCCGAGTGGAGCAAAACCGCCGAAATGCGCCCCGACTGGGTGCGCACCCTGACCGGGATCGACATTCCCGCCGCCGACTCCGTGCGGCGCCTGGAATCGCTGGGCTTCAAGGCCGAGGAAATGGGCGGCGTCATCGTCGCCCAGGTTCCGAGCTGGCGCACCGATATCGAGGGTGAAGCCGATCTGGTCGAGGAAGTGGCCCGTATTCACGGCTACCACGCCATTCCATCGACCGTCCTGCCCCGCCTCACCGAGACCATCAAGCCGGCGGTCAATGCCCGCCAGCGCCAGGTCCGCATCGCCCGCCGGGCGCTGGCCGCGCGCGGCATGAACGAGGCGGTCACCTGGTCGTTCACCTCGTCCGCCTTGGCCAAGCTGTTCGGCGGCGTGCCGGACAGCCTGAAGCTGGTCAACCCGATCAGCTCGGAACTGGACGCCATGCGCCCCAGCCTGCTTCCGAACCTGGTGGACGCCGCTGGCCGCAACGCCGATCGCGGCTTCACCTCGGTCGCCCTGTTCGAGGTCGGCGCCCAGTACGCCGGCGACGCGCCCGAGGACCAGACCACCGTCGCGGGCGGCGTCCGCGCCGGCATCAACCACGGCCGGCACTGGTCGGAAGCGACCGCCCCCGTGACCGTCTTCGACGCCAAGGCCGATGCACTCGCCCTGCTCGACGCGCTCGGCGCGGCGACCGCGAACCTGCGCATCACCACCGACGCGCCGGCCTGGTACCATCCGGGCCGCAGCGGCCGGCTGATGCTCGGCCCGAAGAACTGCCTTGCCCGCTTCGGCGAGCTGCACCCCAAAGTGCTGAAGGCCATGGACGTGAAGGGTCCCGTGGTCGCGTTCGAGGTCTTCATCGACACCATCCCGGTGAAGGAGCGCAAGCGCACCTCCAAGCCGGCGCTGGCCGCCTCGCCCTTCCAGGCCGTCGAGCGCGACTTCGCCTTCGTCGTCGCCGCGAGCGTCAACGCCCAGGATCTGCTGAACGCCGCCGCCGGCGCCGACAAGCAGCTGATCGAGTCCGTGTCCCTGTTCGACATCTATGAAGGCCCGGGCGTCGGCGAAGGCAACAAGTCACTGGCCATCGCCGTGCGCCTGCAGCCAACGGACCGCACCCTGACCGACACCGACATCGACAGCGTGTCAAAGAAGATCATCGCGGCGGTGGAAAAGGCCACCGGCGGCAAGCTGAGGGGCTGA
- the rpmI gene encoding 50S ribosomal protein L35, whose translation MPKLKTKSGAKKRFSLTASGKVRSNQANKRHGMIKRTNKQIRNQRGTTILCDADARIVKKFLPYG comes from the coding sequence ATGCCCAAGCTAAAGACCAAATCGGGCGCTAAGAAGCGCTTCAGCCTGACGGCGTCGGGAAAGGTTCGCTCCAACCAGGCGAACAAGCGGCACGGCATGATCAAGCGGACCAACAAGCAGATCCGCAATCAGCGCGGCACCACCATCCTGTGTGATGCCGATGCCCGTATCGTCAAAAAATTCCTTCCCTACGGCTAA
- a CDS encoding ABC transporter permease, translating to MTDIDFSARAGLGLGSRARTPLVPANWSFPFGKAKGLVGLIVPALLLWTWHAASSRGLVAPQVLPAPAMVIETFLDLIDSGELAGNLWISFQRVAYGFGIGASAGLLTGIAMGLSQRTERWLRPSFLLLGIIPVIGWLPLLMMLLGIGEALKIVVIAKAALLPVALHTMNGIASVPNTYREVGRVYGFSPWQTLRRIVLPSTILPIFTGLRIGLTTAWISLVVVEMLASTEGVGYLLVWGRQLFQLDLMIAMMAVIGFIGFAMDKGLVLSEAALVKRFGGRSR from the coding sequence ATGACCGATATCGATTTCAGCGCGCGCGCTGGGCTGGGACTCGGATCCCGCGCACGGACGCCTTTGGTCCCGGCGAACTGGAGCTTTCCTTTCGGCAAGGCGAAGGGTCTTGTCGGCCTGATCGTCCCCGCTCTGTTGCTCTGGACGTGGCATGCCGCATCTAGCCGTGGTCTCGTGGCGCCGCAGGTCCTTCCCGCGCCCGCCATGGTCATCGAGACGTTTCTCGATCTGATCGACAGCGGCGAGCTCGCCGGGAATTTGTGGATCAGCTTCCAGCGCGTGGCCTATGGCTTCGGCATCGGCGCTTCGGCTGGTCTGCTGACAGGCATCGCCATGGGCCTGTCGCAGCGGACCGAGCGCTGGCTTCGGCCATCGTTCCTGCTCCTCGGGATCATTCCCGTGATCGGCTGGCTGCCGCTCCTGATGATGCTGCTGGGCATCGGAGAGGCGCTGAAGATCGTGGTGATCGCCAAGGCCGCCTTGCTCCCCGTGGCCCTGCATACGATGAACGGGATCGCTTCGGTACCCAATACCTATAGGGAGGTCGGCCGTGTCTATGGCTTCTCCCCGTGGCAAACCCTGCGCCGCATCGTCCTGCCATCGACCATCCTGCCCATCTTTACCGGGCTGCGCATTGGTCTGACCACCGCCTGGATCTCGCTCGTCGTGGTGGAAATGCTGGCCTCCACCGAAGGTGTCGGCTACCTGCTCGTCTGGGGTCGGCAGCTTTTCCAGCTCGACCTGATGATCGCCATGATGGCGGTGATCGGGTTCATCGGGTTCGCCATGGACAAGGGTTTGGTCCTGAGCGAGGCAGCGCTGGTCAAGCGCTTTGGCGGGAGGAGCCGATGA
- a CDS encoding ABC transporter substrate-binding protein: MTILPSRPTRLVTHIARIAAGIALLILATPAASAEAPKTITIAFPGVGIGGKQFGGGNAAAVVHVQRRLEKAFAKDGTRITWEFYKGAGPAINEGMANGKIDFAYLGELPAIMARSAGLDTRVLLSTATGNNTYIAVAKGSKIRSVKDLKGKVIANFKGTALHLSANRVLAEAGLSERDLKVINLEPANAQTALATGQIDAMVSSYNLLLLRDKGIADIIYSTKGRSPRLGMQGILLVRGAFADKYPDAVKQVVKETVAAAHWSSQPENADALYEIWSRTGLPARHFKTEYPPETLHDRLSPRLDGYVQGLLRHAIDDARTYRLIRRDVDLGKWIDPAPLQAALVELKLTGYWQPRDAGWHPAKPKSRDAEGKAP; the protein is encoded by the coding sequence ATGACAATCCTGCCCTCTCGCCCAACGCGCCTTGTCACTCATATCGCCAGGATCGCGGCGGGTATCGCCCTGCTGATCCTCGCGACACCGGCCGCGTCAGCGGAAGCGCCGAAGACGATCACCATCGCCTTTCCGGGCGTGGGAATTGGCGGCAAGCAATTCGGAGGCGGCAACGCCGCCGCCGTCGTCCACGTCCAGCGGCGTCTGGAAAAGGCCTTCGCCAAGGACGGCACCAGGATCACCTGGGAGTTCTACAAGGGCGCCGGTCCCGCGATCAACGAAGGCATGGCGAACGGCAAGATCGATTTCGCGTATCTGGGCGAGCTGCCCGCCATCATGGCCCGCTCCGCCGGTCTCGATACTCGCGTCCTGCTGTCGACCGCCACCGGCAACAACACCTACATCGCCGTCGCCAAGGGTTCGAAGATCCGGAGTGTCAAGGATCTGAAGGGCAAGGTCATCGCCAACTTCAAGGGCACGGCCCTGCACCTGTCCGCGAACCGCGTGCTGGCGGAGGCCGGCTTGAGCGAACGGGATCTCAAGGTCATCAATCTGGAGCCCGCCAACGCCCAGACCGCGCTGGCGACAGGCCAGATCGACGCCATGGTCAGCAGCTACAATCTTCTGCTGCTGCGCGACAAAGGCATCGCCGACATCATCTATTCCACGAAAGGTAGATCACCCCGGCTCGGCATGCAGGGCATCCTTCTGGTTCGAGGCGCCTTCGCGGACAAGTATCCGGACGCCGTCAAGCAGGTGGTCAAGGAAACCGTCGCCGCGGCCCACTGGTCGAGCCAGCCGGAGAATGCGGACGCCCTCTATGAGATATGGTCCAGGACCGGACTGCCCGCGCGCCACTTCAAGACCGAATATCCCCCGGAAACCCTGCATGACAGGCTCAGTCCGCGTCTGGATGGGTACGTGCAGGGATTGCTGCGCCACGCCATCGACGACGCGCGCACCTACAGGCTGATCCGCCGCGATGTCGATCTTGGCAAATGGATTGATCCCGCGCCGCTTCAGGCCGCGCTGGTGGAGCTGAAATTGACTGGTTACTGGCAACCACGCGACGCCGGCTGGCATCCGGCGAAACCGAAATCCCGGGACGCGGAGGGTAAAGCGCCATGA